In Kordia antarctica, the following proteins share a genomic window:
- a CDS encoding TauD/TfdA family dioxygenase, producing MEFITDVKLRTNDPVEAAKVVKEALKKYKVIKVVPEWYLGELRGFYDVFTSELGDPINIGEDFTQAGAQTHEKWLEIRYDDDIPDLAAYRHSKNAQPLHTDESYIADPADIMLFYSINKAIKGGATTFIDGPVLLEFLKENNPELLEKLTSTDVRYRKAGEERTEKIIDIKEDGLIHFNFNYYCVDPKETEANRALNKEFFDFLQNYVAHSHMIEQVTLNPGEAVLWWDELVLHGRTSYDVKKTNDRFIWKTGFKWKN from the coding sequence ATGGAATTCATTACGGACGTAAAGCTGAGAACAAACGATCCTGTGGAAGCTGCAAAAGTTGTAAAAGAAGCATTAAAAAAGTATAAAGTAATCAAAGTAGTACCGGAATGGTATTTAGGTGAATTACGCGGCTTTTACGATGTGTTTACAAGTGAATTAGGAGATCCGATAAATATTGGTGAAGACTTTACTCAAGCAGGAGCACAAACACATGAAAAGTGGTTGGAAATTCGTTATGACGATGATATTCCTGATTTGGCAGCATACAGACATAGTAAAAACGCACAACCGTTACATACGGATGAATCTTACATAGCTGACCCAGCAGACATTATGTTATTTTACAGCATAAACAAAGCTATAAAAGGTGGAGCAACAACGTTTATTGATGGTCCAGTATTGCTTGAGTTTTTAAAAGAAAACAATCCTGAATTATTAGAAAAATTGACATCAACCGATGTTCGTTACCGAAAAGCAGGAGAAGAACGTACAGAAAAAATAATAGACATTAAAGAAGATGGATTAATTCATTTCAACTTTAACTATTACTGTGTAGATCCAAAGGAAACGGAAGCAAACAGAGCGTTAAACAAAGAATTCTTTGACTTTCTTCAAAATTATGTAGCACATTCACACATGATTGAGCAAGTAACACTCAATCCTGGAGAAGCTGTTTTATGGTGGGACGAATTGGTATTGCACGGACGTACTTCATATGATGTAAAGAAAACGAATGATCGTTTTATCTGGAAAACAGGATTTAAGTGGAAAAACTAA
- a CDS encoding sugar transferase, giving the protein MYGSIIKPIADFVAAFIMLLVLSPVFIIICIILGINNGGSPFFFQSRGGKNQKIFYVIKFKTMNDKKDEKGELLPDDVRLTKVGNFIRKTSLDELPQLINVLKGEMSLVGPRPFMSEYLKIYNDFQKRRHEVRPGITGWAQVNGRNNISWQRKFELDVWYVDNRNILLDIKILFLTLLKIIVPKDVNKEGETTTVKFNGKN; this is encoded by the coding sequence ATTTACGGATCCATCATAAAACCGATTGCAGATTTCGTTGCAGCATTTATCATGCTGTTGGTACTTTCTCCAGTTTTTATAATCATTTGCATCATTCTCGGAATTAATAATGGTGGTTCGCCATTCTTCTTTCAATCACGTGGTGGGAAAAATCAAAAAATATTCTATGTCATCAAGTTCAAAACAATGAACGATAAAAAAGATGAAAAAGGAGAATTATTACCAGACGATGTACGATTAACGAAAGTTGGAAACTTTATTAGAAAAACGTCTTTAGACGAATTACCACAACTAATCAATGTGCTAAAAGGAGAAATGAGTTTGGTAGGTCCAAGACCTTTCATGTCAGAATACCTAAAAATATACAATGACTTTCAAAAAAGACGTCACGAAGTTCGCCCAGGAATTACAGGTTGGGCGCAAGTAAATGGCAGAAACAATATAAGTTGGCAACGAAAGTTTGAATTGGACGTGTGGTATGTTGATAATAGAAATATACTACTCGATATTAAAATTCTTTTTTTAACTTTGTTAAAAATTATCGTCCCCAAAGACGTAAACAAAGAAGGAGAAACAACAACTGTTAAATTTAACGGAAAAAACTAG
- a CDS encoding glycosyltransferase family 4 protein — translation MRILLIHQAFLEKGDGGGSRFNEMTQVWASQGHEITVLGGMVHYTTGKKTPRYKGKFTFKDEGFYENVDVIRCHISESYNVNFLGRLWAYFSFVFSSIYAGLFKTKGKFDVILVTSPPLFVGITAYVLSLIKRTPFVFEVRDLWPESAIDAGVLKNGMIIKFAYWFEKFIYKRAKLINVLTPAFRDKLINDKKVPAEKVIFIPNAADFTLAEKIQENFDAKAFKQELGLADKFVITYVGAHGVANHLIQLLDAAEHLRDTNVVFQLIGSGMRKDALIKETKSRNLENQVIFRDPVSKQEVFKYILSSDMGASVLKRVDTFKTIYSNKTFDYMSCKKPILLAIEGVSKDLVETANCGICVIPEDANSIANGIKTYKQQEALHKEHGQNGYEYAKIHFDRQKLAVDYIEHIKKSVEK, via the coding sequence ATGAGAATATTACTAATACACCAAGCCTTTTTAGAAAAAGGAGACGGCGGTGGATCTCGTTTCAATGAAATGACCCAAGTTTGGGCAAGTCAAGGACACGAAATTACAGTGCTTGGCGGAATGGTACACTATACAACTGGAAAAAAAACACCGAGATACAAAGGGAAATTCACGTTCAAAGATGAAGGGTTCTATGAAAATGTAGATGTCATTCGTTGTCACATTTCGGAAAGCTACAATGTGAATTTTTTAGGTAGATTGTGGGCATATTTTTCGTTTGTATTTTCTAGTATTTATGCAGGATTATTTAAAACTAAGGGAAAATTTGATGTCATCTTAGTGACGTCTCCACCTTTATTTGTCGGAATTACGGCGTATGTGTTATCGCTTATAAAACGAACTCCATTTGTATTTGAAGTGCGTGATCTTTGGCCAGAATCGGCTATTGATGCAGGTGTTTTAAAAAATGGAATGATCATTAAATTTGCCTATTGGTTTGAAAAATTCATCTACAAAAGAGCAAAACTAATCAATGTATTAACGCCCGCTTTTCGCGATAAACTAATCAACGATAAAAAAGTACCTGCGGAAAAAGTAATCTTCATTCCGAATGCAGCCGATTTTACCTTGGCGGAAAAAATACAGGAAAACTTTGATGCAAAAGCCTTCAAACAAGAACTTGGATTGGCTGATAAATTTGTAATAACGTATGTTGGTGCGCATGGTGTGGCAAATCATCTCATTCAATTACTCGATGCAGCAGAACATTTACGAGATACAAATGTGGTATTTCAACTCATTGGTTCGGGAATGCGTAAAGATGCATTAATCAAAGAAACAAAAAGTAGAAACTTAGAAAATCAAGTCATTTTTAGAGATCCTGTTTCCAAACAAGAAGTCTTTAAATACATTTTATCTTCTGATATGGGCGCATCTGTATTAAAACGTGTAGACACATTCAAAACCATTTACTCAAATAAAACGTTTGATTATATGAGTTGTAAAAAACCTATTTTACTTGCTATTGAAGGAGTTTCTAAAGATTTAGTAGAAACTGCAAATTGCGGTATCTGCGTCATTCCTGAAGATGCTAACAGCATTGCCAACGGAATCAAAACGTACAAACAACAAGAAGCACTTCATAAAGAACACGGACAAAATGGATACGAATACGCCAAAATACATTTTGATCGCCAAAAATTGGCAGTAGACTACATTGAACACATAAAAAAATCAGTAGAAAAATGA
- a CDS encoding alginate lyase family protein — protein sequence MIQKIKKIANLISNMGFRYLSFRVIYMIKSKLGFQKKAYPINPKEEKQISLEDWKTNLPPFFFYGKNIPNVPKEEKEILKQTFEEIQKGIFTFFNKTKIKLGTEYNWMVNPTTEYRYNSNKHWSEVVDLSKEAGDIKYVWEKARFSFLYDVIRYDYHFEDDQSAYVLSEIEDFITKNPINQGPNYKCSQEISLRVMNWTFALYYYKDSPQLTEAVFQKIMHNIYWQIHHVYQNIHFSRITVRNNHAITETLLLYLSGKLFPFLPNVAEWSKKGKKWFEQEIEYQIYEDGTFLQFSMNYHRVVIQLLTWGIQLAKLHNDKFIDVVYERAQKSLNFLDACMDPVTGKLPNYGSNDGALFFKLTNDDYRVYRSQLDDLRAVLNGYTYFTSESSRWYGIHPEQKSSVKLPELNTFEKSGYYIIQDENCKTFIRCGAYKDRPFQSDNLHLDIWANGINYLRDTGSYKYNAELGDVKYFNGTEGHNTISVAKEDQMLKGGRFIWYYWVKKANASVTKEQDIFKFDGTIKAFKQLGNNILHTRKVTKKQGQNHWEVTDSIQNQGNKNIYQYWHLHPDHVNDIEISTTDKNGEQLEPLIEEKWFSGYYGVKEKSIRLTFASKHNVFNTSIRIKQ from the coding sequence ATGATTCAAAAAATAAAAAAGATAGCCAATCTTATCTCAAACATGGGATTCCGCTATCTGTCTTTTAGAGTCATATATATGATTAAATCGAAATTAGGATTTCAAAAAAAGGCATATCCTATTAATCCGAAAGAAGAAAAACAGATTTCTCTAGAAGATTGGAAAACGAACTTGCCGCCATTTTTCTTTTACGGGAAAAACATTCCCAACGTACCAAAAGAGGAAAAAGAAATATTGAAACAAACCTTTGAAGAAATTCAAAAAGGAATCTTTACATTTTTCAACAAAACGAAAATAAAACTTGGTACAGAATACAATTGGATGGTCAATCCAACTACTGAATATCGCTACAATAGTAACAAACATTGGTCGGAAGTAGTTGATTTATCCAAAGAAGCAGGCGATATCAAATACGTTTGGGAAAAAGCGCGTTTTTCATTTCTGTATGATGTTATTCGTTATGATTACCACTTTGAAGATGATCAATCGGCATATGTTTTAAGTGAAATTGAAGATTTTATTACCAAAAATCCAATCAATCAAGGACCAAATTACAAATGCAGTCAAGAAATCAGTTTGCGTGTCATGAATTGGACATTTGCGCTGTATTATTATAAAGATTCGCCACAGCTAACCGAAGCAGTATTCCAAAAAATAATGCACAATATCTATTGGCAAATTCATCACGTATATCAAAACATTCATTTCTCTAGAATTACGGTTCGAAACAATCATGCAATTACAGAAACGTTGCTATTATACCTTTCGGGAAAATTATTTCCGTTTTTACCAAATGTAGCTGAATGGAGCAAAAAAGGTAAAAAATGGTTTGAGCAGGAAATTGAGTATCAAATCTATGAAGATGGTACATTTTTGCAATTCTCTATGAACTATCACAGAGTCGTAATTCAATTACTTACTTGGGGAATTCAGTTGGCAAAGCTCCACAATGATAAATTTATAGATGTCGTATACGAGCGCGCACAAAAATCGCTCAATTTCTTAGATGCATGTATGGATCCTGTCACAGGAAAATTGCCAAACTATGGTTCCAATGATGGCGCATTATTCTTTAAACTTACCAATGATGATTACAGAGTTTACCGATCACAATTAGACGATTTGCGCGCGGTATTAAATGGATATACGTATTTTACATCAGAAAGTTCACGTTGGTACGGAATTCATCCAGAACAAAAATCATCTGTAAAATTACCTGAACTCAATACCTTTGAAAAAAGCGGTTACTATATCATTCAAGATGAAAACTGTAAAACATTCATCCGTTGCGGCGCTTACAAAGACAGACCTTTTCAGTCAGACAATTTACATCTAGACATTTGGGCAAATGGAATCAATTATTTACGCGATACAGGTTCGTACAAATACAATGCAGAACTTGGTGATGTGAAGTATTTCAATGGTACGGAAGGGCACAATACAATAAGTGTAGCTAAAGAAGATCAAATGCTCAAAGGCGGACGTTTCATTTGGTATTATTGGGTTAAAAAAGCCAATGCAAGTGTAACAAAAGAACAAGATATTTTCAAGTTTGATGGAACAATAAAAGCCTTCAAACAACTTGGAAACAATATTTTGCATACCCGAAAAGTAACAAAAAAACAGGGACAAAACCATTGGGAAGTTACAGACAGCATTCAAAACCAAGGAAACAAAAATATATACCAATATTGGCATTTGCATCCAGATCATGTAAATGATATAGAAATCAGTACAACGGATAAAAATGGTGAGCAACTAGAACCGCTCATAGAAGAAAAATGGTTTTCTGGCTACTATGGAGTCAAAGAAAAATCAATAAGGCTTACATTTGCAAGCAAACATAATGTGTTCAACACTTCAATACGGATTAAACAATAG
- a CDS encoding bi-domain-containing oxidoreductase, producing the protein MRQILQSFKTGVTELAKLPAPKVKTGQVLIKTTRSLVSLGTERMLVEFGRASLIQKARQQPDKVKMVLDKIKTEGLMPTLETVFNKLEQPLPLGYCNVGKVIEVGKGVTDFKVGDRVTSNGQHAEFVSIPQNLVAHIPDNITDEEAVFTVIGAIALQGIRLVNPTMGETIVVIGLGLIGLLAAEMLMANGCKVIGYDLDDNKVAIAKEKGIIAFNPLKGNDPVKFVLENTNNVGADGVLITASAKSNAIISQAAQMSRQRGRIVLVGVIGLNISRAEFYEKELSFQVSCSYGPGRYDDDYEQKGIDYPLPFVRWTEKRNFETVLQLISTGKLQVKNLISEVVALEEYEKIYGEIGTSKSIASIIKYDESTQPESTIIVTKKEGQPTKGVIGLIGAGNFTKMTLLPALKGTNAHIKHIVSSGGVNGTALAKKHNIAQSTTDYELVLDDKDVDLVMITTRHNLHADMVIKALDKGKHVFVEKPLALNHEELEAIEESYQKSNGTLMIGFNRRFSPHTQKIKSLVGDAPMNVIATMNAGAIPPEIWVHDMEVGGGRIIGEACHYLDLIVYLTGSKIKAVCMNALGENPAENTDSASILVKLENGSTGVVNYFANGSKSYAKERLEVFSQEKTLIMDNFIKTTGHGTKGFSKLKTKLNKGHKAQFGQILEKIKQGDIALIPYEELINVTKASFAAIQSLKEGKWIEIE; encoded by the coding sequence ATGAGACAAATACTACAGTCGTTCAAGACAGGAGTGACGGAACTAGCAAAGCTGCCAGCACCAAAAGTAAAAACAGGACAAGTATTAATAAAAACGACTAGAAGTTTAGTTTCATTAGGTACAGAACGCATGTTAGTGGAGTTTGGAAGAGCTTCACTCATACAAAAAGCAAGACAACAACCAGACAAAGTAAAAATGGTGTTGGATAAAATAAAGACCGAAGGATTAATGCCTACGTTAGAAACGGTCTTCAACAAACTAGAACAACCACTTCCTTTAGGATACTGCAACGTTGGTAAAGTAATAGAAGTTGGAAAAGGTGTCACAGACTTTAAAGTAGGTGACAGAGTTACATCAAACGGGCAACACGCCGAATTTGTTTCCATTCCGCAAAACTTAGTAGCACACATTCCTGACAACATCACTGACGAAGAAGCCGTATTTACGGTAATTGGCGCAATTGCATTGCAAGGAATTCGTTTGGTCAATCCTACAATGGGAGAAACAATTGTTGTCATTGGTTTAGGTCTTATCGGGTTGCTAGCCGCAGAAATGTTAATGGCAAATGGTTGTAAAGTTATTGGATACGATTTAGACGATAACAAAGTTGCCATTGCCAAAGAAAAAGGTATCATCGCGTTCAATCCGCTCAAAGGAAATGATCCTGTAAAATTTGTATTAGAAAACACGAATAATGTTGGAGCCGATGGCGTATTAATTACAGCTTCTGCAAAATCGAACGCTATTATTTCACAAGCGGCTCAAATGAGCAGACAACGTGGACGCATCGTTTTAGTTGGTGTTATTGGATTAAATATATCAAGAGCAGAATTTTACGAAAAAGAATTAAGCTTCCAAGTTTCTTGTTCTTACGGGCCAGGAAGATATGATGACGATTACGAACAAAAAGGAATCGATTATCCATTACCATTTGTACGTTGGACAGAAAAGCGAAACTTTGAAACCGTATTGCAACTCATTTCCACAGGAAAATTACAAGTAAAAAACCTCATTTCCGAAGTTGTTGCATTAGAAGAATATGAAAAAATATACGGAGAAATTGGTACTTCAAAATCAATTGCTTCCATCATAAAATACGACGAAAGTACGCAGCCAGAAAGCACGATAATTGTCACTAAAAAAGAAGGACAACCAACAAAAGGCGTGATCGGATTAATTGGTGCCGGAAACTTCACGAAAATGACACTGTTGCCTGCATTAAAAGGAACAAATGCACACATAAAGCACATTGTTTCTTCAGGTGGCGTAAACGGAACTGCACTTGCCAAAAAACATAACATTGCACAGAGTACTACAGATTATGAGCTGGTATTAGACGATAAAGATGTAGACTTAGTAATGATTACAACGCGTCACAACTTGCACGCGGATATGGTGATCAAAGCATTAGACAAAGGAAAACATGTATTTGTTGAAAAACCACTAGCGCTTAATCATGAAGAACTAGAAGCAATCGAAGAAAGTTACCAAAAAAGCAACGGAACCTTAATGATTGGTTTCAACAGACGTTTCTCTCCACACACGCAAAAAATAAAATCATTAGTAGGCGATGCGCCAATGAACGTAATTGCTACGATGAACGCAGGCGCAATTCCGCCAGAAATTTGGGTGCATGATATGGAAGTCGGTGGCGGAAGAATCATTGGAGAAGCGTGTCACTATTTAGACTTAATTGTATACTTAACAGGAAGCAAAATCAAAGCAGTTTGTATGAATGCATTGGGCGAAAATCCAGCAGAAAACACAGACAGCGCTTCTATTTTAGTAAAACTAGAAAACGGTTCTACAGGAGTTGTCAATTACTTTGCAAACGGATCAAAATCGTACGCTAAAGAACGATTAGAAGTATTCTCACAAGAGAAAACACTCATCATGGACAACTTTATCAAAACAACAGGTCACGGTACAAAAGGGTTTTCTAAACTTAAAACGAAATTAAACAAAGGGCACAAAGCACAATTTGGACAAATTCTTGAAAAAATAAAACAAGGTGATATTGCTTTAATTCCGTATGAAGAACTCATAAATGTAACAAAAGCAAGCTTTGCAGCTATTCAAAGTTTAAAAGAAGGAAAGTGGATCGAAATAGAATAG
- a CDS encoding O-antigen ligase family protein: MQQKTSLIQFFQKNNIDIIFLLLIGVVGTFTQEKINPIFIFSLMIVQGFIMFRKKEKIHFKTTTYFWLLLALYALNIVGMLYTQDVSRGFNTITRQISFVLFPIFYTVYRVKNIDFLLKAFVISIFGFIVIFETHTLYRFFYKSDIFPLDLELFFSYRYTGAELTKVFEMHNSYFGMYIIFAHVIILDYIRKATKNYLIILLVLLLVVQSLFLFQTVAKTAIVLNAIIISTSLIYFLVKSRSFKILGFSLLLICITGWFATQHLNLPLSRISDRLTELLEGEDSDRITRARIWKAAIPVIKENYLIGSGTGDVKRFLHAEFEKNNIPLRSNVHNQYLDYLMRFGVLGLALFLTIFGYSLFQAIKTNNYIYFCFTIIIMICCFTENILSRQWGITFYAAFNYLLYFQYPKK, translated from the coding sequence ATGCAACAAAAAACGTCTCTGATCCAATTTTTTCAAAAGAACAATATTGACATTATTTTTCTACTACTCATTGGTGTTGTAGGAACCTTTACACAGGAAAAAATAAATCCGATATTCATTTTTTCACTCATGATTGTGCAAGGATTCATCATGTTTCGAAAAAAAGAAAAAATTCACTTCAAAACCACGACGTACTTTTGGCTCTTACTTGCGCTCTATGCGCTAAATATTGTCGGAATGTTATATACACAAGATGTTTCACGAGGTTTCAATACCATTACGCGTCAAATCAGTTTTGTGTTGTTTCCGATTTTTTACACGGTATATCGTGTCAAAAATATTGACTTTCTTCTAAAAGCATTTGTAATTTCTATTTTTGGGTTCATTGTTATCTTTGAAACGCATACGCTGTATCGCTTCTTTTACAAAAGTGATATTTTTCCATTAGATTTAGAATTGTTTTTTTCCTATCGATATACGGGCGCGGAACTCACCAAAGTTTTTGAAATGCACAATTCGTATTTCGGAATGTACATTATATTCGCACATGTTATTATCTTAGATTACATTCGCAAAGCGACCAAAAACTACCTCATTATTTTACTAGTATTATTATTGGTTGTACAATCCTTATTTCTTTTTCAAACCGTAGCAAAAACAGCCATTGTACTCAATGCTATTATTATTTCAACGTCATTAATTTACTTTCTTGTTAAAAGCAGAAGTTTTAAAATTCTAGGATTTTCGTTACTATTAATTTGTATCACAGGTTGGTTTGCCACGCAACATTTAAATTTGCCGCTAAGCAGAATTAGCGATCGTTTAACGGAATTGTTAGAAGGAGAAGATTCGGATAGAATAACGCGTGCGCGAATTTGGAAAGCTGCAATTCCTGTTATCAAAGAAAACTATCTCATAGGTTCAGGAACAGGCGATGTAAAACGCTTTCTGCATGCCGAATTTGAGAAAAATAACATTCCACTGCGCAGTAATGTGCACAATCAATACTTAGATTATCTCATGCGATTTGGAGTGTTAGGATTGGCGCTTTTCCTTACCATTTTTGGCTATTCGCTCTTTCAAGCAATCAAAACAAATAATTATATCTATTTTTGTTTCACAATAATCATTATGATTTGTTGTTTTACAGAAAATATATTGAGCAGGCAATGGGGAATTACGTTCTATGCGGCTTTCAACTATTTGCTTTACTTTCAATACCCAAAAAAATAA
- a CDS encoding glycosyltransferase: MKDILFFISHQPNPRFVKQINFLAKNHTVTLVYFHRETLATLDDSIAKNVIRHNLGGLPNASQAFKRIWVYIKAIRQIRKILSNSQFNVALVNNIDVIILYLMASFKFGKKKHKPKLTIEISDLREFVFADSFMSKRMRSLEKYLYTKHIDKLIVTSKKYYSYHFEKFFKKEVFVLENKMLSTELQHDTTIQKQQTEKTVIGVVGLLLRKDEYIKLFETYKNHPNVDIHIHGKGQYENVVKEYAANYDNITYFGPYNMFTDAQRIYNSVDIIYLVYDIDQTSLNNRLALPNKLYECMYYKVPILCSKQTYLEEIVMDLGIGTSVNYKEPNALEEAVSYLTQNTDRLQNNFSSLPEKMYFGDEDYEALESFLAN, encoded by the coding sequence ATGAAAGATATTTTATTCTTTATCTCACATCAGCCGAATCCGAGGTTTGTAAAGCAAATCAATTTCTTAGCAAAAAACCATACAGTAACATTGGTGTACTTTCACAGAGAAACGTTGGCTACACTTGATGATTCTATCGCAAAAAATGTAATTCGTCATAACTTAGGCGGTTTGCCAAATGCTTCACAAGCATTCAAAAGAATTTGGGTATACATCAAAGCGATTAGGCAAATTAGAAAAATTCTTTCCAATTCACAATTCAATGTGGCGTTGGTAAACAATATTGATGTCATTATTCTATACCTAATGGCAAGTTTCAAATTTGGTAAAAAGAAACACAAACCAAAACTAACCATTGAAATTTCCGATTTGCGAGAGTTTGTCTTTGCAGACAGTTTTATGAGCAAACGCATGCGATCGTTGGAAAAATACTTGTACACCAAGCATATTGACAAACTCATTGTGACCTCTAAAAAATACTATAGCTATCATTTTGAAAAATTCTTTAAAAAAGAGGTCTTTGTATTGGAAAACAAAATGCTTTCAACAGAATTGCAACATGATACTACGATTCAAAAGCAACAAACTGAAAAAACAGTGATCGGAGTTGTTGGGTTACTGTTGCGAAAAGATGAATATATCAAACTATTTGAAACCTATAAAAACCATCCGAATGTAGACATTCACATTCACGGAAAAGGACAATACGAAAACGTAGTGAAAGAATATGCTGCAAACTATGATAACATTACGTATTTCGGGCCGTACAACATGTTTACAGATGCACAACGCATTTACAATTCTGTAGATATAATCTATTTAGTATACGACATTGATCAAACTTCATTGAACAATCGTTTGGCATTGCCAAACAAACTATACGAATGTATGTACTACAAAGTGCCAATATTGTGTAGTAAGCAAACATATTTAGAAGAAATAGTGATGGATTTGGGCATTGGAACTTCCGTAAATTACAAAGAACCAAACGCTTTAGAAGAAGCAGTGAGTTATTTGACACAGAATACCGACCGTTTACAAAATAATTTTTCGTCTTTACCTGAAAAGATGTATTTTGGCGATGAAGATTACGAAGCACTAGAATCTTTTTTAGCCAACTAA
- the asnB gene encoding asparagine synthase (glutamine-hydrolyzing) — translation MCGILGIINYNKIIDKDTSTMALMQQEILHRGPDDQSIWNDNSVVFGHNRLSIIDLSDQANQPMKSVDESVVICFNGEVYNHEEIKKDLIGKQQFNTNNSDTEVIINAYKEWGLDKTLEKLKGMFAFAIYDIKKQTTYIVRDRLGKKPLYYASIKDKLYFSSEIKALLKSDEIDKSINEEAIYHYLSLLTVNAPNTFYKNIKKLEAGNYLKIEANGNITQKEYWSVTDAINTISSDSYEEAEATFKEKLEKSMVLRNVSDVPISIALSGGIDSSLNLHYSSKISPNINAINLEYETKHEFNESVNARKYSKSLAIEYHQMQIDQEEFETQLIKLMSIQADMPFGDPNSVLLYYISKKAREIGSKIILVGEGGDELGGYPVYTNMQREYDIIKWIPGFLKRFLKYIPLSKPFDFFYKGKIVSRRQVHGFTESEKKTFWKKNDYNTYEILGKLMDEVTVKSKDSFLKKVLNIEYKLRLPELILPRVDYPTMAASVEARSPYMDYQLIEYCAGLPFDLKMKNGPKSIIKSMAKEILPDYIVNGKKVGFGMLLHPFLTLSLPKMFQEEVLNDEAAPIKEYLKESFLKELGSKKEVSPKLGYRIWIIYSLNKWLINHEKLAK, via the coding sequence ATGTGCGGAATTTTAGGAATTATTAATTATAATAAAATAATAGACAAAGACACGAGTACGATGGCTTTAATGCAACAAGAAATTTTGCATAGAGGTCCGGACGATCAATCTATTTGGAATGATAACTCAGTTGTTTTTGGACATAATAGACTTTCTATTATTGACTTGTCAGATCAGGCGAATCAGCCGATGAAATCTGTTGACGAATCGGTGGTTATTTGTTTTAATGGCGAAGTATACAACCATGAAGAAATCAAAAAAGACCTCATAGGCAAACAACAGTTTAACACGAACAACTCAGATACGGAAGTAATTATTAATGCCTACAAAGAATGGGGATTAGATAAAACATTAGAAAAACTAAAAGGAATGTTTGCCTTTGCTATTTATGACATAAAAAAGCAAACAACCTATATTGTAAGAGATAGACTGGGAAAAAAACCACTATACTATGCTTCCATAAAAGATAAACTTTACTTTTCATCAGAAATTAAAGCATTATTAAAATCTGACGAAATAGACAAATCAATCAATGAAGAAGCAATTTACCATTACCTTTCTTTATTAACGGTAAATGCTCCGAACACATTTTATAAAAACATAAAAAAATTAGAAGCAGGAAATTACTTAAAAATTGAGGCTAACGGAAACATCACTCAAAAAGAATATTGGTCTGTTACTGATGCAATAAACACAATATCTAGTGATTCTTATGAAGAAGCAGAAGCCACTTTTAAAGAAAAACTAGAAAAATCAATGGTGTTGCGTAACGTTTCCGATGTTCCAATTTCTATTGCATTAAGTGGCGGAATTGATAGTTCGTTAAACTTACATTACAGTTCAAAAATAAGTCCAAATATCAATGCTATAAATTTGGAATATGAAACGAAACACGAATTTAATGAATCTGTAAACGCAAGAAAATATTCTAAATCATTAGCTATAGAATATCATCAAATGCAAATTGATCAAGAAGAATTTGAAACGCAACTTATAAAACTAATGAGCATTCAAGCAGATATGCCTTTTGGCGATCCAAATTCTGTATTGCTCTATTACATTTCCAAAAAAGCACGCGAAATTGGCTCTAAAATAATTTTAGTTGGTGAAGGCGGAGACGAATTAGGCGGTTATCCTGTGTATACCAATATGCAACGAGAATATGATATCATAAAATGGATTCCAGGATTCTTAAAAAGATTCTTAAAATACATTCCGCTCTCAAAACCGTTCGATTTCTTTTACAAAGGAAAAATAGTTTCTAGAAGACAAGTACATGGCTTCACCGAATCTGAGAAAAAAACATTCTGGAAGAAAAACGACTACAACACCTATGAAATTTTAGGTAAATTAATGGATGAGGTTACTGTAAAAAGTAAAGACTCTTTTCTGAAGAAAGTTTTAAACATTGAATACAAATTAAGACTACCCGAATTAATATTACCTAGAGTAGATTACCCAACAATGGCAGCGAGTGTAGAAGCGAGATCGCCTTACATGGATTATCAATTAATAGAATATTGTGCCGGATTACCATTTGATTTAAAAATGAAAAATGGTCCCAAATCAATAATCAAAAGTATGGCGAAAGAAATTCTTCCCGATTATATTGTAAATGGTAAAAAAGTAGGATTTGGAATGTTATTACATCCTTTTTTAACGCTTTCATTGCCAAAAATGTTTCAAGAAGAAGTACTTAATGATGAAGCTGCTCCAATAAAAGAATATCTAAAAGAATCTTTTCTAAAAGAATTAGGCTCTAAAAAAGAAGTATCTCCTAAGTTAGGCTATAGAATTTGGATTATTTATTCATTAAACAAATGGTTGATTAATCATGAAAAACTAGCGAAATAA